Proteins found in one Vallitalea guaymasensis genomic segment:
- a CDS encoding glycoside hydrolase family 130 protein, whose amino-acid sequence MKLRRDPNNPILERDTIVGYDTLFNPGICDVDDKVYLIARAARDDRRLAAKTDRAYIYTNQISDHIIFVSEDNGKTFEFTGRKMTGSSSTWIDGYTDEISVPTYFGPFGTEDLRLCKIGNKYVGVVHVMTHTPYTGDHKAGGRVGLVITEDFRHYKRYLIGPLREEGDRDGWIMEHNGKIAYFSRIKPDAAGNRKIEYPSIQVVHFDSLQDLITASPSFWHDYLENVDKYTIISPTYEWEGQQIGGGPILEHKEGYIMFYHGVQKGKMYSTGAALLDKETLKCIKKTKEPILYPEEWYETGEYGGDSKNVTFVNGARYVKDNQIEIYYGAADSHIAKAYVDDVDEFVKNMPVFSL is encoded by the coding sequence TTGAAACTTAGAAGAGACCCTAATAACCCAATTTTAGAACGAGATACTATAGTAGGTTATGATACTCTATTCAATCCTGGGATATGTGATGTTGATGATAAAGTATATCTAATTGCGAGAGCAGCCAGAGATGATAGAAGATTAGCTGCCAAGACAGATAGAGCATATATCTATACTAATCAGATAAGTGACCACATCATTTTTGTTAGTGAAGATAATGGTAAAACATTTGAATTTACTGGGCGTAAAATGACTGGAAGTTCATCAACGTGGATTGATGGGTATACTGATGAAATATCTGTTCCTACATATTTTGGTCCATTTGGTACAGAAGATTTGCGTTTATGCAAAATAGGTAATAAATATGTTGGTGTGGTTCACGTTATGACCCATACCCCATATACAGGAGATCACAAAGCAGGCGGTAGAGTAGGCTTGGTTATTACTGAAGATTTTAGACATTATAAGAGATACTTGATTGGTCCTTTACGTGAAGAAGGAGACCGAGATGGATGGATTATGGAACATAACGGAAAAATAGCTTATTTTTCAAGAATTAAACCTGATGCCGCAGGTAACAGAAAAATAGAATATCCTTCAATCCAAGTTGTTCATTTTGACAGTCTTCAAGATTTGATAACTGCATCTCCAAGTTTTTGGCACGATTATCTAGAAAATGTGGATAAGTATACTATCATATCTCCAACATACGAATGGGAGGGACAACAAATCGGTGGCGGTCCAATCCTAGAACATAAAGAGGGATATATAATGTTCTATCATGGTGTACAGAAAGGTAAAATGTATAGCACTGGTGCAGCATTACTGGACAAGGAAACACTAAAATGTATTAAGAAAACGAAAGAACCCATTTTATATCCAGAAGAATGGTATGAAACTGGAGAATACGGTGGAGATTCTAAAAATGTTACATTCGTCAATGGTGCAAGATATGTCAAGGATAATCAGATAGAGATTTATTATGGTGCAGCAGATTCCCATATAGCTAAAGCTTATGTGGATGATGTTGATGAATTTGTAAAAAATATGCCTGTATTTTCATTATAA
- a CDS encoding Imm7 family immunity protein, with protein sequence MYEFHGWAVIRETPQVIDEENVDDIAKMIEEYIDNLNWESGILKIFAVNGEYQFIVSGVSNHKTQESEELLGVYKYIAKIAPGSYGLLYVKDDEDTKGLDNEFIVYTLVRGNLSIQKDTFISPFIPIVEDECTD encoded by the coding sequence ATGTATGAATTTCACGGTTGGGCTGTAATAAGAGAAACTCCACAAGTTATAGACGAAGAAAATGTCGATGATATAGCTAAGATGATTGAAGAGTATATAGATAATCTTAACTGGGAAAGTGGGATTTTAAAAATATTTGCAGTAAATGGTGAATATCAATTTATAGTATCGGGTGTAAGTAATCATAAAACCCAAGAATCAGAAGAATTATTAGGAGTGTATAAATATATTGCCAAGATAGCCCCAGGTTCATATGGTCTATTATACGTTAAAGATGATGAAGACACAAAGGGGTTAGATAATGAATTTATTGTATATACTTTAGTTCGAGGTAATCTATCTATACAAAAAGATACGTTTATATCTCCATTTATTCCTATAGTAGAAGATGAATGTACTGATTAA
- a CDS encoding carbohydrate ABC transporter permease: MKKIKKYLDPIIMVVLLIIFIIPLYWLIIGSLKTNMEFNQIPPTFWPEKFEFSNYALAWKQLGFKTAFLNSVYVTVICTVLNVFIGTLAGYVLSKKKIFGRKTILALIVGTLIVPPAVLLLPLYFIITKMGMYDSLTGLIIPFAANAYTIYFMKQYIDDIPNELIEAARIDGIGEMGLITKIVFPLITPALVTVSLINFVGNWNSFTMPLVLLRSDTKFTLPLKQALLSNATDVNQWPLILAATVLSIIPVLIVFIGTQKFFVKGIMEGAVKG, encoded by the coding sequence ATGAAAAAAATAAAAAAATATCTAGACCCTATTATTATGGTTGTATTATTAATAATATTTATTATTCCACTATATTGGTTGATTATTGGAAGTCTAAAGACTAATATGGAATTCAATCAGATTCCTCCAACATTTTGGCCTGAAAAATTTGAATTCAGCAATTATGCCCTAGCATGGAAACAGCTGGGATTCAAGACAGCTTTTCTAAACAGTGTATATGTAACAGTAATCTGTACTGTGCTAAATGTTTTTATCGGTACTCTAGCAGGATATGTTCTGTCTAAGAAAAAGATATTCGGAAGAAAAACAATACTTGCTTTAATAGTAGGGACGTTGATTGTTCCTCCAGCAGTATTATTACTACCCCTATATTTCATCATTACAAAAATGGGCATGTATGATAGTTTAACAGGGTTGATTATACCCTTTGCAGCTAATGCTTACACCATATATTTTATGAAGCAGTATATAGATGATATACCAAATGAACTTATAGAAGCCGCACGTATTGATGGTATAGGCGAAATGGGATTGATAACCAAGATAGTATTTCCATTGATAACTCCAGCTCTTGTTACAGTTAGTTTAATTAATTTTGTAGGAAACTGGAATTCATTCACTATGCCTTTGGTTTTACTTAGAAGTGATACGAAATTTACCCTTCCACTTAAACAGGCTTTACTATCCAATGCAACAGACGTAAATCAATGGCCGTTAATTCTTGCGGCAACAGTTTTATCAATAATACCAGTTCTTATAGTATTTATAGGAACACAAAAATTCTTTGTAAAAGGAATTATGGAAGGTGCAGTCAAAGGCTAG
- a CDS encoding TIGR03943 family putative permease subunit, translating into MEVIGLVFKDNKEFKDNEFVPARLLMVCCATDMVPICFYVIYQFFIIIMKIQAYFLQIHQHHPHKL; encoded by the coding sequence ATAGAAGTTATAGGATTAGTTTTCAAGGATAATAAAGAATTTAAAGATAATGAGTTCGTACCAGCACGACTTTTAATGGTCTGCTGTGCTACAGATATGGTTCCAATATGTTTTTATGTCATTTACCAGTTTTTTATTATTATAATGAAAATACAGGCATATTTTTTACAAATTCATCAACATCATCCACATAAGCTTTAG
- a CDS encoding GNAT family N-acetyltransferase, protein MNNQYLIDFADYKDIDEWMNMVDIVKDDFPGLDMDDYRKGMEKTIERKTGILARHDDKIVGLLIISRKNSEICFLAVHPDYRKKGIASKLLQFSFKEFKPKTDIKVTTYREGDPKGTAPRKLYKRLGFIEDELLIEFDYPTQRFIKPSM, encoded by the coding sequence ATGAACAATCAATATTTAATAGACTTTGCAGATTACAAAGATATAGATGAATGGATGAACATGGTTGATATAGTAAAAGACGATTTTCCAGGCTTGGATATGGATGACTATAGAAAAGGTATGGAAAAAACTATAGAACGGAAAACAGGAATACTAGCTAGACATGATGATAAAATAGTAGGGTTGCTTATAATAAGCAGGAAAAATTCAGAAATTTGTTTTTTAGCGGTACATCCAGACTATAGGAAAAAAGGTATAGCATCAAAACTATTACAGTTTTCCTTTAAAGAATTCAAACCAAAAACGGATATAAAAGTTACTACATATAGAGAAGGCGATCCAAAAGGAACAGCCCCTCGTAAATTATATAAAAGATTAGGATTTATAGAAGATGAATTACTGATAGAATTTGATTATCCTACTCAGAGGTTTATAAAACCATCTATGTAA
- a CDS encoding alpha-amylase family glycosyl hydrolase has protein sequence MNNIRARIKKLYREDYELVYEEVARLIEEEKIAGDKKFVDEKDIMLITYGDSIKKEGEAPLTTLLQFVSDEATDTVSAIHLLPMFPFTSDDGFSVVDYYEINKELGDWSDINKLAVKFDLMFDAVINHISQSSEWFKKFLACEEKYKNYFIDADPSLDYSSVTRPRALPLLTPFETREGKKYLWTTFSEDQIDLNYKSKDLLLEILRILICYAKRGARYIRLDAIGFAWKKLGTTCMHLEETHELIKLFRDVIDECVPGTMIITETNVPHVDNISYFGNGYDEASMVYQFPLPPLTLFSFITSDATKLINWLSTVENVSNKTTYFNFLASHDGIGMRPVEDILNDEEKQLMVDNTIKKGGRIGYKANGDGTKSPYELNINYRDAIINKDEDDETKVNKFLASQAILLSIAGMPGIYIHSLLGSGNWTEGMEQSGINRRINREQLDYNTIIDNLKTDYVKCNIFDGYKKLIKTRKNNSAFHPLAKQEVVKKDKRLFNIIRYNEETKEKIEVIINVSNETICIDLDNEGIDILTGNKISKSCQVKPYEVLWIKVQ, from the coding sequence ATGAATAATATAAGAGCTAGAATAAAAAAACTATATAGAGAAGATTACGAATTAGTATATGAAGAAGTTGCGAGACTAATAGAAGAAGAAAAAATAGCAGGTGACAAAAAATTTGTAGATGAAAAAGATATCATGCTGATAACATATGGTGATTCCATAAAAAAAGAGGGCGAAGCTCCATTAACTACTTTATTGCAATTTGTATCTGATGAAGCTACAGATACAGTTTCAGCCATTCATTTATTACCTATGTTTCCTTTTACATCAGATGACGGATTTTCCGTTGTAGATTACTATGAGATCAATAAGGAATTAGGTGATTGGTCTGATATAAATAAGTTGGCAGTAAAATTTGATTTAATGTTTGATGCAGTAATCAATCATATTTCACAATCCTCAGAGTGGTTCAAGAAATTCTTAGCTTGTGAAGAGAAATATAAAAATTATTTTATTGATGCAGACCCATCCTTGGACTATTCTTCAGTAACCAGACCAAGAGCCTTGCCATTACTTACACCTTTTGAAACAAGAGAAGGTAAAAAATATTTATGGACAACATTTAGCGAAGACCAGATAGACCTTAATTATAAAAGCAAAGACCTATTACTTGAAATTCTAAGAATACTAATATGTTACGCCAAAAGAGGAGCAAGATATATTAGACTGGATGCCATTGGTTTTGCTTGGAAGAAGCTGGGTACAACATGTATGCATTTAGAAGAAACACATGAACTAATAAAACTATTCAGAGATGTTATTGATGAATGTGTTCCAGGAACAATGATTATTACAGAAACAAACGTACCACATGTTGATAATATAAGTTATTTTGGAAATGGTTATGATGAAGCATCTATGGTATATCAATTTCCATTACCACCACTTACATTATTCTCATTTATCACTTCAGACGCAACGAAACTGATAAATTGGTTAAGTACAGTTGAAAATGTAAGTAATAAAACTACCTATTTCAATTTCTTAGCATCTCATGATGGAATAGGAATGAGACCTGTAGAAGACATCCTCAATGATGAAGAAAAACAATTGATGGTTGATAATACTATAAAAAAAGGTGGACGTATCGGCTATAAAGCTAACGGAGATGGAACAAAAAGTCCATATGAACTAAATATCAATTATAGGGATGCAATAATAAATAAAGACGAAGATGATGAAACAAAAGTAAATAAGTTCTTAGCATCACAAGCAATACTTCTATCAATAGCAGGTATGCCTGGGATATATATACACTCTTTACTAGGATCAGGAAATTGGACAGAGGGAATGGAACAATCTGGTATCAATAGAAGAATAAATAGGGAGCAACTTGATTATAATACAATAATTGATAACTTGAAAACTGACTATGTAAAATGTAATATATTTGACGGGTACAAAAAACTAATCAAAACAAGAAAAAATAATTCTGCTTTTCATCCTTTAGCAAAACAAGAGGTTGTGAAGAAGGATAAACGATTATTCAACATAATAAGATATAATGAAGAGACAAAAGAAAAAATAGAAGTAATTATTAATGTAAGCAACGAAACTATTTGCATAGACCTAGATAATGAAGGAATTGATATACTTACTGGTAATAAAATATCAAAGAGCTGTCAAGTAAAACCATATGAGGTTTTATGGATTAAGGTACAATAA
- a CDS encoding glycosyltransferase family 4 protein, which produces MKFGLLHFRTGETDGVSLEMDKWRLILEKLGHEVIYIAGSGKKDDEGLRIIDYLHYKNPINNKIVDIVYKGINHKETEQDIKNLINDYADDIRNSLVKLIKEEQLDYLVPNNVLSLGWNLSAGIGVAKAIRETGVKVIAHHHDFHWERELYSNPKYEFVKDILQQYFPYQSENIKHVVINSIAKRQLKQRYNIDSTIVPNVFNYNGTSWNNDSYNQDMKKNVGITDNQIVFLQATRVVERKGIELAIDVIAKINEYKSRLIGKTLLNRKVINEDTEFVMVLAGLNESKQYYDKLIQKAENQKVKIIDINDRVDHVRNTKDGKKTYSLWDAYVISDFITYPSILEGFGNQFLEAVYARKPLLVYEYPVFDEYLKTFDFDYVSLSNDYQLTENGLVSVSDEIIEKCADETIEILTDECLYKQQVDKNYETCKEHFSYETLELILCNIIK; this is translated from the coding sequence ATGAAATTTGGGCTGTTACATTTCAGAACGGGAGAAACAGATGGAGTTTCCCTTGAAATGGATAAATGGAGACTAATACTAGAAAAATTAGGGCATGAAGTAATATATATAGCTGGAAGCGGTAAAAAAGATGATGAAGGCTTAAGAATAATAGATTACTTACATTATAAAAACCCTATTAACAATAAAATAGTAGACATAGTATATAAAGGAATCAATCATAAAGAGACAGAACAAGATATTAAGAATCTAATAAATGATTATGCTGATGATATAAGAAACAGCTTAGTTAAGTTAATAAAAGAAGAACAATTGGACTACTTGGTTCCAAATAATGTTTTATCACTTGGATGGAATCTATCAGCAGGTATTGGTGTTGCAAAAGCCATAAGAGAAACAGGAGTAAAAGTTATAGCTCATCATCATGATTTCCATTGGGAAAGAGAATTATACTCTAATCCAAAATACGAATTTGTAAAAGATATATTACAACAATATTTCCCTTACCAATCAGAAAATATCAAACACGTTGTAATAAATAGCATTGCAAAAAGACAATTAAAACAAAGATACAATATTGACTCAACTATAGTGCCTAATGTATTCAATTATAATGGTACAAGTTGGAATAACGATTCATATAATCAAGATATGAAAAAAAATGTTGGCATTACTGATAACCAAATTGTATTTTTACAAGCTACCAGAGTAGTAGAACGCAAAGGAATAGAACTAGCAATAGATGTAATAGCTAAGATTAATGAGTATAAAAGCAGATTAATAGGTAAAACACTATTAAATAGAAAAGTAATTAATGAAGATACAGAATTCGTTATGGTACTAGCAGGTTTGAATGAAAGTAAACAATACTATGACAAGCTTATACAAAAAGCAGAAAATCAAAAAGTTAAAATCATTGATATTAATGATAGAGTTGACCATGTAAGAAATACGAAAGATGGTAAGAAAACTTATTCACTATGGGATGCATATGTAATATCTGATTTTATAACTTATCCAAGTATATTAGAAGGTTTTGGAAATCAGTTTTTAGAAGCAGTATATGCCAGAAAACCACTACTAGTATATGAATATCCAGTATTTGATGAGTATCTGAAAACTTTTGATTTTGACTACGTATCACTTTCCAATGACTATCAACTAACAGAAAATGGATTAGTTTCAGTATCAGATGAAATAATTGAAAAGTGTGCAGATGAAACGATAGAAATACTCACAGATGAATGTTTATATAAACAACAAGTGGACAAGAATTATGAAACATGCAAAGAACATTTTTCATATGAGACCTTAGAGCTCATACTATGTAATATTATTAAGTGA
- a CDS encoding DUF6530 family protein: MKIPTKLKHKPVIVSENYENVDGRYAYDTDAKGLSLGLAQWNDRGNVEISAKVWRHTGEKWSRQSEELPLHRVLDLSILICRTMGHFKEAYRYDDLYNQDKPIIDRVGLQGDAMNVEVCIDNEKINEDIKLFNQILSDDGELIAERLKVLSGMLKELGY, translated from the coding sequence ATGAAAATACCTACAAAATTAAAACATAAACCTGTAATAGTTTCTGAAAACTATGAAAATGTTGATGGTAGATACGCCTATGATACTGATGCTAAGGGGCTTTCATTAGGACTGGCACAGTGGAATGATAGAGGAAATGTGGAGATATCAGCTAAAGTTTGGAGACATACAGGTGAAAAATGGTCAAGACAATCTGAAGAATTACCACTACATCGTGTGCTAGACTTATCAATTCTTATTTGCAGAACCATGGGACATTTCAAAGAAGCGTATCGCTATGATGATCTATACAATCAAGATAAACCTATTATTGACAGAGTAGGATTACAAGGTGATGCAATGAACGTAGAAGTATGTATAGATAATGAAAAAATAAATGAAGATATTAAACTTTTTAATCAAATTCTAAGTGATGATGGGGAACTCATAGCTGAAAGATTAAAAGTATTATCAGGTATGTTAAAGGAATTAGGTTATTAG
- a CDS encoding extracellular solute-binding protein yields MKKLLSILLVTVLTLGVFTGCGNKEEKTVDTNDKVSEETTNEPIELRYQIVWDINSGRGKNIQSVVDMFNESNENIKVSLITGDSDEKKLITSLLSDDTAELIQLSVKSVKTIGKEGLLRDLTEYKNDYSELFYDELLNFFQYEDKLFAAPWIGHTIELVYNKDLFEAAGLTQAPSTWDEVLEYSKIIEEKTDAKGLGIAGMQNNDAIWMSTPIIKSYGGEFITEEDGKQVMAINNDEGIKGLEIYQQIAKNYDGAAEKNGGNVMEDFRNQKIAMEFQGPWGVTDIWKNNNPFEVNAALIPAGPAGRFVDGGPYGIAIPASTSDEKAGAAIQFINYLQSTEAQAKIMEGEYDEKTDNYYPYRVPMRKDMKDSEYFVEHPELLVFIEGLEHVIDSFPSPEFNQIANEVITVELNKLASGETTPDQAAKTMEEKGNEILKNIQ; encoded by the coding sequence ATGAAAAAATTATTATCTATTTTACTTGTAACAGTACTTACACTTGGTGTATTTACAGGGTGTGGAAACAAAGAAGAAAAAACAGTTGATACAAATGATAAAGTATCAGAAGAGACAACTAATGAACCAATAGAATTAAGATATCAAATAGTATGGGATATAAACTCAGGAAGAGGAAAAAATATTCAATCAGTTGTAGATATGTTTAATGAAAGTAATGAAAATATAAAGGTGTCATTAATAACAGGTGACTCTGACGAAAAAAAATTAATAACTAGTTTATTAAGTGATGATACAGCAGAATTAATTCAACTTAGCGTTAAGAGTGTTAAAACAATAGGAAAAGAAGGTTTACTAAGAGATTTGACAGAGTATAAAAATGATTATAGCGAACTCTTCTATGATGAACTATTAAATTTCTTCCAATATGAAGATAAGCTATTCGCTGCTCCATGGATTGGACATACAATTGAATTAGTATATAACAAAGATTTATTTGAAGCAGCAGGTTTAACACAAGCTCCAAGTACTTGGGATGAAGTACTTGAATACAGCAAAATCATTGAAGAAAAAACAGATGCAAAAGGCTTAGGAATTGCAGGTATGCAAAATAATGATGCCATCTGGATGTCAACTCCGATAATAAAATCTTATGGTGGAGAATTCATAACTGAAGAAGATGGAAAACAAGTTATGGCTATAAACAATGACGAAGGAATAAAAGGATTAGAAATATATCAGCAAATAGCTAAAAACTATGATGGTGCCGCTGAAAAAAATGGTGGAAACGTAATGGAAGATTTCAGAAATCAAAAAATAGCTATGGAATTCCAAGGACCTTGGGGTGTAACAGATATATGGAAAAACAATAATCCATTTGAAGTAAATGCAGCATTGATACCAGCAGGACCAGCAGGAAGATTCGTTGATGGTGGACCTTATGGAATAGCAATACCAGCATCTACATCAGACGAGAAAGCAGGAGCAGCAATCCAGTTCATTAATTACTTACAATCAACAGAAGCACAAGCTAAGATAATGGAAGGCGAATATGATGAGAAAACAGATAACTACTATCCATATCGTGTTCCTATGAGAAAAGACATGAAAGACTCAGAGTATTTCGTGGAACATCCTGAATTACTAGTATTTATTGAAGGATTAGAGCATGTAATAGATTCATTCCCATCACCAGAATTCAATCAAATAGCTAATGAAGTAATAACAGTTGAACTTAACAAGTTAGCTTCTGGTGAAACTACTCCTGATCAAGCAGCAAAAACAATGGAAGAAAAAGGTAACGAAATATTAAAAAACATACAATAG
- a CDS encoding GNAT family N-acetyltransferase: protein MNILFKEINNDNWEECFNLKVFKEQEEFVAPNSYSLLEAHYGKNLFPLAIYDDDIMVGFIMYEIDEEDDNSMAMCRLMIDQKHQKKGYGRASVLKLLDFIREKYGKMPFYTSFEPENKVAEKLYESVGFKKTGEVLYEELVAKIDL, encoded by the coding sequence ATGAATATACTATTTAAAGAAATAAATAACGATAATTGGGAAGAGTGCTTTAATTTAAAGGTTTTTAAGGAGCAAGAAGAATTTGTAGCACCTAATTCATACTCATTGTTAGAAGCTCATTATGGAAAAAATTTATTTCCATTAGCAATATATGATGACGATATAATGGTTGGGTTTATCATGTATGAGATTGATGAAGAAGATGATAACAGTATGGCTATGTGCAGATTAATGATTGACCAAAAACATCAGAAAAAAGGATATGGAAGAGCATCAGTACTAAAACTTCTGGATTTTATAAGAGAAAAATATGGCAAGATGCCTTTCTACACTAGCTTTGAACCAGAAAATAAAGTAGCTGAAAAACTATATGAAAGTGTAGGATTCAAGAAAACAGGTGAAGTTCTATACGAAGAACTTGTTGCTAAGATTGATTTATAA
- a CDS encoding carbohydrate ABC transporter permease: MKLKAKHKSAGWGYILLFPALLIMILFNFYPVIWSFLVSFNKVKTIEIKNAGLFDIPGIFNGINNYISVLKNDLFVKSLFNTGYFAIIFIPLTLIFSLLLAQFLNKKLKGVNFFRTVLFIPYIISVISSSLIFLALFNTEAGFVNAVISMFGGEGPNWLSNKWLAMPVIAIMSIWRRVGYFMLMYLAGLQNIPKSLYEAAEIDGATSFQRFRYVIVPLLTKITLVILILLLRDVLTVFQEVYVMTGGGPGNSTVTVPFLIYNEAFNYLRYGSAAAMSYILFIIAVIIAFVQNKIVKRNGGTE, translated from the coding sequence ATGAAATTAAAAGCAAAACATAAGAGCGCAGGGTGGGGGTATATCCTTCTCTTTCCTGCCTTGCTTATAATGATACTATTTAATTTTTATCCAGTAATATGGTCCTTTTTAGTAAGTTTCAATAAAGTAAAGACCATAGAAATAAAAAATGCAGGATTATTTGATATACCTGGTATTTTCAATGGAATCAATAATTATATTAGTGTATTGAAAAATGACCTATTTGTAAAATCACTATTTAATACAGGTTATTTTGCCATTATATTTATTCCATTAACACTAATATTTTCATTATTACTTGCACAATTTCTCAACAAGAAATTAAAAGGTGTCAACTTTTTTAGAACGGTTCTTTTCATACCATATATAATATCTGTAATAAGTTCCAGTTTAATATTTTTAGCTTTGTTCAATACTGAAGCAGGATTTGTTAATGCTGTTATAAGTATGTTCGGAGGAGAAGGACCCAATTGGTTATCCAATAAGTGGCTGGCAATGCCTGTAATAGCTATTATGAGCATTTGGAGAAGAGTTGGGTATTTCATGTTGATGTATCTGGCAGGACTTCAAAACATACCAAAATCTTTATATGAGGCGGCAGAAATCGATGGAGCCACATCTTTCCAAAGGTTCAGATATGTCATAGTACCACTGCTAACCAAGATAACACTTGTTATATTGATACTATTGCTTAGAGATGTATTGACAGTATTCCAAGAAGTCTATGTTATGACAGGTGGTGGACCTGGTAACTCAACTGTTACAGTTCCTTTCTTGATATATAATGAAGCATTTAACTATTTACGATATGGTAGTGCAGCAGCAATGAGTTATATTCTATTCATTATAGCTGTAATAATAGCTTTTGTTCAGAATAAAATTGTTAAGAGAAATGGAGGAACGGAATAA
- a CDS encoding leucine-rich repeat domain-containing protein yields MKKKLTAIILPLILLIAFFSYYWYAEISIEDSNLREALKQNIGKLNRANLYDVATLDLSNCNIKNLDGVQNLKNINHLCLSNNQIKEIKYINNLNIDSLDLSNNKIDNIPKLNLPKLRILDLSGNNISDIQNISNIITLEDLVLSDNNIYNICELTNLPNLTLLDLNLNDLSSIDGIENLKTLKSLFIGGNDIHYINSISNLSNLEELILSENQNIKDPIPIEYLKKLKNLEMKYTNIENIIQ; encoded by the coding sequence ATGAAAAAAAAATTAACAGCCATTATCTTACCCTTAATATTATTAATTGCTTTTTTCTCCTATTATTGGTATGCTGAAATTTCAATAGAAGATTCTAACTTAAGAGAAGCATTAAAACAAAATATCGGTAAGCTAAATAGAGCAAATTTATATGATGTTGCCACGTTAGATTTATCAAATTGTAATATTAAAAACTTAGATGGCGTACAAAATCTTAAAAACATAAACCATCTTTGTTTATCCAATAATCAAATCAAGGAAATTAAGTATATTAACAATTTGAACATAGATTCACTAGATCTAAGCAATAACAAAATAGATAATATTCCTAAATTGAATTTACCTAAATTACGTATACTTGATTTATCGGGAAATAATATTAGTGATATACAAAATATATCAAACATTATTACCTTAGAAGATTTAGTGTTATCTGATAATAATATATACAATATTTGTGAATTAACAAATTTACCTAATCTCACATTATTGGATTTAAACTTAAATGATTTATCCTCTATAGATGGTATTGAAAATTTAAAGACACTAAAATCACTTTTTATAGGTGGAAATGACATACATTATATAAATAGTATTAGCAATCTAAGTAATTTAGAAGAGCTGATTCTTTCTGAGAATCAAAACATTAAAGACCCTATACCAATAGAATATTTGAAGAAACTAAAGAACTTAGAGATGAAGTACACTAACATTGAAAATATTATTCAATAA
- a CDS encoding helix-turn-helix domain-containing protein, with product MYDRIKNLREDNDYTQKQIAEILNCTQTGYGKYELGQRDIPTHILIKLAIHYGTSIDYLLGITDEKTPYLRSKHIRS from the coding sequence ATGTACGATAGAATTAAGAATTTGAGAGAAGATAATGATTATACTCAAAAACAAATTGCTGAAATATTGAACTGTACACAAACAGGTTACGGAAAATATGAATTAGGTCAAAGAGATATACCAACCCATATATTAATTAAGCTTGCTATACATTATGGTACAAGTATTGATTATCTATTAGGTATAACAGATGAAAAAACGCCATACCTTCGTTCTAAACATATACGTAGTTAA